A section of the Sebastes fasciatus isolate fSebFas1 chromosome 5, fSebFas1.pri, whole genome shotgun sequence genome encodes:
- the atp5f1d gene encoding ATP synthase F(1) complex subunit delta, mitochondrial, producing the protein MMAARFLRRSLPVLRQTRSYAEAVSGAPQMSFTFASPTQVFFKDASVKQVDVPTLTGAFGILPAHVPTLQVLRPGIVTVFSDDGAPTKFFVSSGSVTVNADSSVQLLVEEGVSLDQLDVAAAKANLEKAISEMAGASDEAARAEVQISIEANEAIVKALE; encoded by the exons ATGATGGCAGCCAGGTTTCTCCGCCGGTCTCTCCCGGTGCTGAGGCAGACTCGCAGCTACGCCGAGGCGGTGTCCGGAGCTCCGCAGATGTCCTTCACGTTCGCCTCCCCGACACAG GTGTTTTTCAAAGATGCCAGTGTGAAACAGGTGGATGTGCCCACACTCACTGGTGCATTCGGTATCCTTCCTGCCCACGTACCCACCCTGCAGGTGCTCCGGCCTGGTATTGTCACAGTCTTCAGTGACGATGGCGCCCCAACCAAATTCTTTG TGAGCAGTGGGTCAGTAACAGTCAACGCTGATTCTTCAGTGCAACTGCTAGTTGAAGAGGGTGTTTCTCTGGACCAGCTGGACGTCGCT GCTGCCAAGGCCAACCTGGAGAAGGCCATTTCTGAGATGGCTGGGGCTTCTGACGAGGCAGCGAGGGCAGAAGTTCAGATCAGCATAGAGGCCAACGAGGCCATCGTCAAGGCTCTGGAGTAG